From Orcinus orca chromosome 3, mOrcOrc1.1, whole genome shotgun sequence, a single genomic window includes:
- the LOC125963839 gene encoding UDP-N-acetylglucosamine--peptide N-acetylglucosaminyltransferase 110 kDa subunit-like: MVSSVGNVADSTEPTKRMLSFQGLAELVHREYQAGDFEAAERHCMQLWRQEPDNTGVLLLLSSLHFQCRRLDRSAHFSTLAIKQNALLAEAYSNLGNVYKERGQLQEAIEHYRHALHLKPDFIDGYINLAAALVAAGDMEGAVQAYVSALQCNPDLYCVRSDLGNLLKALGRLEGAKACYLKAMETQPNFAVAWSNLGCVFNAQGEIWLAIHHFEKAVTLDPNFLDAYINLGNVLKEARIFDRAVAAYLCALSLSPNHAVVHANLACVYYEQGLIDLAIDTYRRAIELQPHFPDAYCYLAKALEEKGSVAEAEECYNTALRLCPTHADSLNDLANIKGDQGNFEEAVRLYCKALEVFPEFAVAHSNLASVLQQQGKLQEALMHYKEAVRISPTFADAYCNMGDILKEMQDVQGGLQCYTRAIQINPALADAHSNLASIHKYSGNIPEAIASYRTALKLEPDFPDAYCDLAHCLQIVCDWTDYDERMKKLVSIVADQLERNRLPSVQPHHSMLYPLSHGFRKAIAESHGNLCLDEIGVLHKPPYEHPKDLKLSDGRLRVGYVSSDFGNHPTSHLMQSIPGMHNPDKFEVFCYALSPDDGTNFRAKVMAEAHHFIDLSQIPCNGKAADRIHQDGIHILVNMNGYTRGARNELFALRPAPIQAMWLGYPGTSGVLFMDYIITDQETSPAEVAEQYSEKLAYMPHTFFIGDHANMFPHLKKKAVIDFQSKGHIYDNRIVLNGIDLKAFLDSLPDVQIVKMKCPDGGDNADSSNTALNMPVIPMNTIAEAVIEMINRGQIQITINGFSLSNGLATTQINIKAATGEEVPRTIIVTTRSQYGLPEDAIVYCNFNQLYKIDPSTLQMWANILKRVPNSVLWLLRFPAVGEPNIQQYAQNMGLPQNRIIFSPVAPKEEHVRRGQLADVCLDTPLCNGHTTGMDILWSGTPVVTMPGETLASRVAASQLTCLGCLELIAQNRQEYEDIAVKVGTDLEYLKKIRGKVWKQRTSSPLFNTKQYTMDLERLYLQMWVHYAAGNKPDHMIKPVEVTESA; encoded by the coding sequence atggtgtcttctgtgggcaacgtggccgacagcacagaaccaacgaaacgtatgctttccttccaagggttagcTGAGTTGGTACATCGAGAGTATCAGGCAGgagattttgaggcagctgagagacactgcatgcagctgtggagacaagagccagacaatactggagtacttttattactttcatctctacacttccagtgtcgaaggctggacagatctgcccactttagtactctggcaattaaacagaacgctcttctggcagaagcctattcgaatttggggaatgtgtacaaggaaagagggcagttgcaggaagcaattgagcattaccggcatgcattgcatctcaaaccagatttcatcgatggttatattaacctggcagccgctttggtagcagcaggcgacatggaaggggcagtacaagcttacgtctctgctcttcagtgcaatcctgatttgtactgtgttcgcagtgacctggggaacctgctcaaagccctgggtcgcttggaaggagccaaggcatgttatttgaaagcaatggagacgcaaccgaactttgcagtagcttggagtaatcttggctgtgttttcaatgcacaaggggagatttggcttgcaattcatcactttgaaaaggctgtcacgcttgaccccaattttctggatgcttatatcaatttaggaaatgtcttgaaagaggcacggatttttgacagagctgtggcagcttacctttgtgccctaagcttgagcccaaatcatgcagtggtacatgccaacctggcttgtgtatactatgagcaaggcctgatagatctggcaatagacacctacaggcgagctattgaattgcaaccacatttccctgatgcttactgcTACCTAGCCAAggctctggaagagaagggcagtgttgccgaagcagaagagtgttataatacagctctgcggctgtgtcccacccatgcagactctctgaatgacctagccaatatcaaaggagaccagggaaactttgaagaggcagttcgcttgtattgtaaagcattagaagtcttcccagagtttgctgttgcccattcaaatttagcaagtgtattgcagcagcagggaaaactgcaggaagctctgatgcattataaggaggctgttcgaatcagtcctacctttgctgatgcctacTGTAACATGGGAGACATtctaaaggagatgcaggatgttcagggaggcttgcagtgttatactcgtgccattcagattaaccctgcacttgcggatgcccacagcaatctggcttccattcacaagtattcagggaatattccagaagcaattgcttcttatcgcactgctctgaagcttgaacctgattttcctgacgcttattgtgatttggctcattgcctgcagattgtctgtgattggacagactatgatgagcgaatgaagaagttggtcagcattgtggctgaccagctggagaggaatcggttgccttctgtgcagcctcatcatagtatgctctatcctctttctcatggcttcaggaaggctattgctgagagccatgggaacctctgcttggatgagatcggtgtccttcataaaccaccgtacgaacatccaaaagacttgaagctcagtgatggtcgactgcgtgtaggatacgtgagttctgactttgggaatcatcctacttctcatcttatgcagtctattccaggcatgcacaatcctgataaatttgaggtattctgttatgccctgagcccagatgatggcacaaacttccgagcgaaggtgatggcagaagcccatcatttcattgatctttctcagattccatgcaatgggaaagcagctgatcgcatccatcaagatggtatacacatccttgtaaatatgaatggttataccaggggtgctcgaaatgaactctttgctctcaggccagctcctattcaggcaatgtggctgggctaccctgggaccagtggcgtgcttttcatggattatatcatcactgatcaggaaacttcacctgctgaagttgctgagcagtattctgagaaactggcttatatgccccatactttctttattggcgatcatgctaatatgttccctcacctgaagaagaaGGCAGTCATCGATTTTCAGTCCAAAGGGCACATTTATGACAATCGGATTGTGCTGAATGGCATcgacctcaaagcatttcttgatagtctcccagatgtgcagattgtcaagatgaaatgtcctgatggaggagacaacgcagacagcagtaatacggctcttaatatgcctgtcattcctatgaatactattgcagaggcagttattgaaatgattaacagaggacaaattcagataacaattaatggattcagtcttagcaatggactggcaactacccagatcaacattaaggctgccactggagaggaggttccccgtaccattattgtaaccacacgttctcagtacgggttaccggaagatgccattgtgtactgtaacttcaatcagttatataaaattgacccatctactttgcagatgtgggcaaatattctgaagcgtgttcccaatagtgtactgtggctgttgcgttttccagcagtaggagaacctaatattcaacagtatgcacaaaatatgggccttccccagaaccgtatcattttttcacctgttgctcctaaagaggaacatgttcggagaggccagctggctgatgtctgcttggacacgccactctgtaatggacacaccacagggatggatatcctttggtcagggacacccgtggtgactatgccaggagagactcttgcttcccgagttgcagcttcccagctcacttgtttaggctgtcttgagcttattgctcaaaatagacaagaatatgaagacatagctgtgaaagtgggaactgatctagaatacctgaagaaaattcgtggcaaagtctggaagcagagaacatctagccctctgttcaacaccaaacaatacacgatggacctagagaggctctatctacagatgtgggtgcattacgcagctggcaacaaacctgatcacatgattaagcctgttgaagtcactgagtcggcctaa